The Primulina eburnea isolate SZY01 unplaced genomic scaffold, ASM2296580v1 ctg739_ERROPOS11973397, whole genome shotgun sequence sequence AATCACTGATGAacgaatattattttttgaataaaattaatttgtattatggATAAAGATTTATAAAATTATCTCACAAAAAGCTTACTATTATAATTTTCATCtggtaataaatataaataatactaaaaaaTAGATTAAACAAGAAATCTACCGGCTCCATCAATTTCATACTTTATTATAAAAACACTttgttatataaatataaaattataaaatgcaTGCATCAAAACAATAAGTATTAATTATAGGTAACAGTCAAAATGAAATAATTATTACGCTCAGGATTAAGACAAGCAATTATAAAAAGATATTTAAAATTCCCGGCAGATACAGCACTGCTGCTTCCTCACGAAAACAACAAGTCTTTGTTCAGACCTCCAAGAAAAGAAAAACAATTTATCCACTTTTTCCCAAGAAACAATAATTCCATTTAGTTTGTCTTTACATAATCAGATTCACAAAACCTGTGACTCATTGCATGTATTTGGCATCAATGGGCTGTTCACAGGTGTCCTTGTTTTAGCTCTGGGACACTTTTTATACTTACCATGATTCGTTAACATAAATGCATTTTATGAAaagattatttctttgacataaATTTTGGGTAGTGGGCCATTTTATTGTTTCATTGCAGATTATAGCGAAAGTGAAGGTTATGGGAAGGGTGATGGAATTTTGGGGTGTGTTTTTTTCTGTGATATATTTGAGAAACTGGGTCGTTAAAGGTTTTGAATTTGATGAAATTTTTCGAAAGAATGGAACGGATGTCTCGTTCTTGGAGTCTGTTTCAATTTTGGAGAGTGTGTATGGAATGTCTGCTGCAGCTCTCCCTTCAAATGCGGTAATGGTGGGTCTTACTCTTGTTCATGGAGCTGCTGCTAAAGGCGCTGGTATATTTCTTTCTTTATATAGTGTGAGTGCGTGTGTGACAATTCTATTGAATTCTGGTTTCTTTTGCTTTGTTTGGagtttcttgatttttttgGGGTAAATTTTCATGATGAAATTGTAAATGGCATTGAATTCATTTTCTTGTTCTCGCTTTAGTTGTTCTTGGCGTCATGTCGGCTTGCTTTGAATTGAGTCTTACTAATTAAGTCTTTGTTTTTCATTTGTGTCGAGATGCATTGGATCTCAATTTatgtttcttcttttctttaGGTAGATTTTTGTAGCGTTGCTTTTTGGATAGTAAAAAGTAGAGTGATTTTAgtgtgttcttcatttttctcTTTTCTAATGCATCATTCGTGGAGTGACATATTGAGTTGATTTTGTTATGCTCTCACATTTGTAGGAACTTTAACTGTGTTACGTCTGAATTCTTTAGTCCAAAATCAGCAACATAAAAGTATTCATGTATAAGATAAGCCTAATGCTAGATGAGGACTCAACAAGATTAATGCAATGGGTAGCTAAATTACTTTGGTTTTGGATACTATATATATCTTTTGGTAAAATTTAAGTGCGTTAGCGAATTATAACTTTTGAAAAAAAGTTGTATGAATCTATAATGGTCCGCTACTATATTATTTTGAaagcaaaacaaaaaataattaacaATAAGTTAGTTGTATGACTGACCTCATTCTTGGTGCATaaatttttcagtatgtttggatGGAACATTACCTGGCTATCACTTGCATCATGGGTTTGGAACAGGAGTAAACAGTTGGCTCATCCAGTTGGAGGTATATTTACAATCACAATTTTGTGAATGATGACATTTTTCTATTTTACTTCTAGAACCAATACTCTTGTTGATTTAGATTCTCAGTGTCCACAGTTAGTATCGTATTCACACCCTTTTAATTCCTTATATTCTTGTAGCTTTGATAAAAATGCCTATGAAGTATGCAACCATGAAATTTACTCGCGAAATTGTCACTTATTTAAGTGAAGTCATTAAATTCAAACATAAAAATACCGAAATATAGAAGGTTGCTTCTCTTCCCTGTCTAGCTTTACATCTTTCAAACTTCTTTGAAACCTTCGAAATTTTAATTACCTTGTGAAGTAACCAGTGATTGATCCTTAAATAGAGCAAAAATAAAACTTGTATTTTCTCCCTACCAAAATACCAACCATGCTTTGATTTTGTGAGATTGGGACTTCAAGTTCCTTTTTCAGTTGACACAAAACCATACGTAACCATAATTATTTTTGTTACACGCACACATGAATCTTATCAGCTAAGTCGTGTGTCAGGGTGGAGGATGGTGCAACAGTATTAGATCGTGTGTTTATCGCAAGAAGACGCATCGAGGGTCTTCAACCTATTTTGAAAGACAACTTCCATTTACAGGGATACTCAGCAATAGGGCTGAAGAAAATCCCGGTTCATAACTTCAAATTCAATAAAACCGTGAAAATTTTATAACCAGCTTTTGTCATCTTAGTCTCTTACGTGCAGATTTTTTTAACTGGAATAGAGTAAAGATACGGTATTGTGATGGGGGATCCTTTGCTGGAGATGCTGAAAACAAGGTTCACATCATTGTCTTCCGTATAGTTAGTCATTCATCTATGATTTAACAGTTAGACTTACTATGGCGCATACCATTGGCCTTGCTTTTTCATGTTTGCACCAGTTGTAttaggcaaaaaaaaaaaaaaaaacgtgcTTTTGCCTCTCAAATTTTGTTTTAGCTATATGCTGTGCACTTTATAATTTTTCACTATTTCCAGAATTTTGATATGTGAAGTGTTCTTATGAGACGAAAGGGAGAACCACATTGCATATGAAACTGCTAATATCTGCATACCCACCAAATTTTATTCAATTTTCCTTCAGTGCAAAAGAAACAGGGAAACTTTAGCTATAATGGTTAATCACTTTCCATTTGTTTGGTGGTTTGTATTCAAGTGTAAGGGGTATCAATTGCCAATGCTGTTCTGTGTGGCTATGTCCATGTGGCACAACAATTGAAACATAATAATTGAGCTGATGTACAGTTAAAAAAGTGTTGCATCATTGCTAACAGCTAGAAATTCACAGCCATGCGCTCGGGCCTGCGTCAAGCTTTCAATATGTGTTTTCTCAGGTAGTATAAAACTTGTTTCTGTAGGCTGCAGGGTTGCAATTTAGAGGTCAACGCATTTGGCTTGCAGTAATAGAAGAcctcatgtccaaaggaatgcACAATGCTCACCAAGTAATAGACATTGTTTTATCCGGTTGCCACCTTTTTGGGTTCCAGTTCCTTTTTTCCGGATTGATATTCCCTTTTGATATAGATAAAGCATTTCAGGCACTTCTTTCGGGTTGTTCAGCGGGTGGTTTAGCTTCCATACTACACTGTGATGAGTTTCGGAATTTATTTCCGAGAAATACTAAAGTGAAGTGTTTGAGCGATGGTGGATTATTTATGGATGCTTAAATTCCGTAAATTTTtccttattttttatttgaactATACTATTATACACAAGGGCTTTCTTTTTCTCATTCTTTTATCACAATATGTTTCCATTTTTTACAGCGTTGATGTATCTGGTAGGCGTGGACTCAGAAATTTCTTTGCAGGCGTGGTTAGATTACAGGTATTTATTCAATTGCactaatttttcttaaattttagtaaatttaaCTTTCAGCATTTGTGTCTCCATGTACTAATGATGTTGAAACCCATTTTATTATATCCGAAGCAATATTTTCCTTATTTCCAGTTTACATACATATATGATTTGATAAAGGAATCAAGattgatgttttttttaaacataTGATGGGTACGTTACTCTGTTCAAGTTACATATATGTGACTTTAATCATTTGATGGCATTGCACATAAAGCAAGGAAAATAAAGTTTTTGTTTCCTGTCAGGATCAAATAGGAACCTAACATGGCATGGTGCTTATATTTTGCCGATCCTCATATAGATATCCATTTTATAACTGACGAGGATTTGTTGTTCGACTTGAACCGATGAAGAACAATCTGGGTAATGTACAGGGAAGGGAGAGACAAATACAAAATGCAATTTGCGTGCCTACATCTCCACTTCCGCAAAACAAAACTTTGATGGGGGAACctcataaaattatttaataatgtaGCATCCAAAAACAATCAAGATGATTAGTAATCTAGATAAGCATAATGAATAAAGAGAAATATGGGTTTGTAATGGTTTTGGATTGCAAGAAATTGAATGTTCTGATACCATTATTTGTATTTGAATGTTTTTGACTGGTAAACGAGCTAGATTTCTTTGAACACTAAACTTGCCCATTTTTTAACAGGGTTTTCGCAGAAACCTTCCAAGCAGTTGTACCAACCACCGTGATCCAACTTCTGTGAGCCTCGTGCTTCTATACGGACATTATCTAATTTCGTTTTGCAACATGTGATATCCTTCTTTATATGTATGCTGTCCCTTGCAGTGCTTCTTCCCTCAGAATCTAATCACCAATATTAAAACCCCTCTGTTTATTCTTAATGCGGCCTATGATTCATGGCAGGTAAGCTACAGTTTCTGTACATCGATTCTCTTTAGTACATGGAATAAACTATTCTTTTAATTGTTCCCCTTGTTGAAAAACTCATCAAAATTTATTATTCCTTTTGCATTTAGGTCCAAGAAAGCCTGGCTCCTCCAACCGCTGATCCGCATGGCCATTGGCATGGTTGTAAAATGAACAATGAACTATGTTCTGCATCCCAAATCCATTTTTTGCAAGGTGGATAAGTTCTACGTGAATTTGTTTAAGCATTTTCTTTCCATTTTTTCTAAGCATTCCATTGGTGGACCAGGTTTTAGGTATCATATGCTGAATGCTGTAAAAGGCTTTTCAGCGTATCAACAAAGTGGGATATTCATAAATTCTTGTTTTGCTCACTGCCAGTCCGAGAGGCAAGATACTTGGTTTGCAGATAATTCTCCAGTAATTGGCAACAAGGTAAGCAGTAAACACCGTTATTTCTCGGAATTTATCTGATGTACTAAATCCCCTCTTCAGTTTTCAGTGTAAAAAGGCTTTGGTATGCATATACTGTGTAGAAAGCGATAGTAACCCGCTCTCAGCTTGCTTAAATTTGACAGGTGAATCGACCCTTAGTTGATTGACCCACAATGAAAATAATTCAATTGTGTGCACTTAGTGCATCAAGTCACGATAGAATCACAATGTTGTTGGAGAGCAAGAACAATGATTGGAACATGATGTTTGAGTTTTTATATAATTTCGAAATTCGAGTGGTATTGGTACTATCAGTTATAACACTGTGCATATGATTATTCTGATGTTGAGTTCTTGATGCAATATGCAGGCAGTTGCGATCGCTGTCGGAGACTGGTATTTTGATCGAGCAAATATCAAGGCCATCGACTGCGCCTACCCGTGTGATAAAACTTGTCACAACCTGGTATTCAGATGAATCCATGATTACCAGGGAGAGAGCAATCTCAGCTATTTTTATGAGCTATGAAGAAGGAAATACTGCTGTAATACGTTCTGacaagtttatgtatgttcataTACACACCTACTTTGTTACAACAATGATATGACAAAAGAGAAACAGTTAAGGCAAATTTAAAGTATTGCATCAAGGGTAATTATTTTGGGTCGAATGTTTTAGATCCAAGATGATCatttatctaattttttttaatatatgatCAAATATGTACTTCCGTATATGATAATAATTGAATTTATCTGATCATAACATCTCATTCATCAAAAGAAAACTGATCTAATGGATTTACCCCACCACCATATTAAAGTCTGATAATTGtgaaccaattttttttttttatcatatccaTACAATAAATAGCAGAGTCAAGAATATAGTTCTATCtgaattaaaagtttaaattttaaatttttttaatattttaaattagtgtACTTAGATGTCAATGAACGTGATTATGTTAGAGCTACTTtatacttaaattttaaaatcttcaAGAATCAAAATAGAATCAAAAGAAGGAATCAAGAATCAAAAGAGAATTCAAGATAAATGGCACCATATTTTTGTCTTTTCCGTTCCCGTGAGACTCTGTGGCGGCGGCTTCACACGTGGAAGATCATCCTGCCATGGATTGACTCTACTCCACCTATGAATTCAGTTGCTTCAAGAATATTCTTTTTCCAGCTTTCCGAGGGGGAAAAAAAGAATAGGAagaacaaataaaatgaatttccACTGATCGAAGAAGACATCATAATAACTAGATACTTGACACACGCGGTGCGTGTGTatacagttttttttttataattgtctatagactaaagtgaaatttgataaattatcGAGGGACTAAAGTATTATTTGAATAGTTGTaatttaaaaaaactaaaaacaaaaatgttttttgaaattaaaaaaaataaaaaaattaaaatgtagTTTTGATACCAAATGGGGGCAAAATTgagaaaacaaaaaacaaacaaagagtaaaattgaaagatcaaaAAAAGACAATATTTTGTCTCTATTAGACATATTCttaataatagtaatagatatgatgtcaaattttcaaaataaaaaaatcttcgagatatatatccaaaagacggtctcacgaattgtTGGTTTTTTGTTTTTGGTTTCATATAGATGATAAAAACTTAtgcgagacggtctcacgagttatattttgtgaaacgagtcttttatttgagtcatccatgaaaaaaaatattgttttttatgcgaagattattattttttattgtgaatatcaatagGATTGAGccgtttaaaaaataaagattcgtgagacgtcTCGCACAAAAATTATACTATATAGATTTACCCGCACATTACACCTACTTTCAAGATGTTAAAGTCGACGATACTTGTCAACATGCAGACAGCTCATGTTAATTTAATGTAAAGATAACACGTAAACAAACATTACGTGTCATGTCTCACTCTAATGGTAAAGATGAGAGGAATTATTCTTGTTATATTtgaagtattttttttataatatatgatCAAATATTAGTATTTGgataatatatatatgtcaatttaaaaaaaatgtgagAAATTCATTCGATCTAATATATTGGAATAAAGAAGAAACGTTTTTTATGTAACATAAACTAACCCGATGAAACCCAAAATCTGAGTTAGAGTATTAATTGTGtggcttgtttttttttttttaacaatatataataaacgtaatttgaatgaaatatttataaaacATTAAATAATTTGTATTATTTATTGGTTAATCGAAAAATTAGAGGGATAAGAAAACTAAAGAGAATAAAAATAGGCAAGTTTTACCAACACACCATCAATTGATttaggagtgagtctcatgtgagaccgtctcacggttattaatctgtgagacgggtcaattctacccatatttacaataaaatgtaatactcttagcataaaaagtaattcatggatgacccaaataagatatttgtctcacaatatgacccgtgagaccgtctcacacaagtttttgccataattGAGAGTAGgacagagtatattaacatAATAATCTTCCAAAATGTTGAACAAAAGTCTCCACATTTACCCTAATCTTACTACTTTTGTTTCTTCACCaaaaaataagaaataaaaaaattgtgattAAAAACAGAGCATCAGTCTAATTTACAGATTATTACTTAGCAAATACACATCAAACTATATATGATCACGAGTTCTTTTGTCATTTTTAAGAATGGTCAAGAGAAGAAATAACAGAATGGAGGCAGCCTTATCCATACGGCTAATAGACAAACCACCATTAAACACGTTTTTTCCtgccttaattaattaattcaacgcCACACCGCCTATAAATCTCTAACCCCACCCAACAACTCCTTCATCTGaatatatttctttaaattgCAAAAACCCAAAAACccaaaaagaaagaagaagaagaagaagaagaagaaaaaatgggCACAGCAACTTGCATCGATATTATTGTGGCAATTCTTTTGCCTCCCCTTGGAGTCTTCCTCAAGTTTGGCTGTGGGGTATAAATCTTtcgtttcttttcttttcttttcttttcttttttaactATTTTTTCGTGCTGTTATCTAATCTCAACGTATATTAACTTTTGTATATCTGGTAAAACTTAGCGTGTTACacactgatttttttttttaagaaatttatGCATGGGAAATAATTAGGATCTGAGCATGATCCTTGATCACAaataatttttgtttaattattttttgtttgtttgggTGCAGCATGAGTTCTGGATTTGTCTGCTGCTGACCATCTTGGGTTACATCCCTGGAATTATCTACGCGATCTACGCCATCACTAAGTACTGATCAATCTTTATATTTACATGGtattcttttctttaatccCTCTCTCGGTTATTCGTGAAGGATGAGATCCAAAATTCTTTATGTTCTAAAAAGGGGTTGAAGAAAATTCatcaaattctttaattaatatttttttaaaaaaaaatctatgaTCACCTGTTTTATcaagtatttaaaaaaatctgGAAAATTATATCAGCTGAAAATTTGTTCAAAAATACTTTTTTGTTTATCGAATGACTGCgggaaattttataattttttttcatttgtttTCCCAACTTTGGCAGGTGAAAATCGGAAGCATTCTTGAAGTTTATAGTAATGCTTGAATCGAATTGTTAGAGATGGAGTGGGTGTTTTTGCTTAATTTTGTGGTTTGAAATTTGAATGATATTTGCGTGTATATCTCATTTAATGACTCTGTATTACTTAAaagtatttattattatattattattatttagtgTAAAGTTTTTTTTTGATAATTAGCATATAATCTCTCTCCTTTTAACTTGGCATCTCTTTACAAGAAAAGCCAAGAAATGGGATATTTTACTTTTCTTTTCCCCGTCGTGCATGTCATAATCGGAAATATTTATATGGAGAAATATACGATTCAATCTAGTGTCGGTTATGCAGTGTTAAATTgatcaaaaattcgatttttttatttattaatattttttcaatatGTTATATCATCGACCGCATGTGTTAGGCGGAAAAAAGGTGGATTTGGCCATGTGGGTTACAAGTATCATCATGAATatgatattaataaaaaatagagTAGGTTTTCTGAGAGACGAtctcatgaatttttatctatgagacgagtcaattcgatcgatattcacaataaaaaataatactcttaacataaataataatgatTTTTTATAGATGACTTATATAAGAgatctgtgtcacaaaatttttattaataagTCAGATTCGTGATTTATAGTTTATTTGACATCAATAAGAGAaatatatagatagatataaTAACAACAAACGAATACATACATAACAAATTAATTGTCTCGGAAAGCACgactttttattttatatcaCACAATCTTATATAAAAAATCTTGAATTGTTTGATCAGTTCTTTCCTTCTAATATTTTATAGTGAAATTTACCTCCTTTTACCAGTCCAGCAACAAAAACAGCATTAAAAAATAATCACATGAACGTGCTTACATCGAAAATTGAAGTTAGGTTAAAACTATTTGTtcattcattaatttttttttttttgcatttaaTACTGAGAGAGAGTATTTAATTTACCTATATTTTGTGACCAAGACATGTAAAGAAGTAGCTATCAAGACTCTGCTGTATTCCGCGCCAGCACATTGCTTCAGACCCGACCCGAAACGCATGAAACATGACGTTGAATTCAATTGCACataatatcaattatattataaaaatttaaaaaaaatatttaaaaaaaaacaatttgaatcattttgttatttatctgattttaatttattattatattagacAATTTATAAGAACTTATATAACTtactttcaaaattatttttcaaattaaaattcaagcagttgaatttatgttatataataaattgtaatgaACATAATATACAGAACAAAATGAacgaaacaatttttttttttaaaaaaaatatatattcaaacaccacatataaaacataataacctaaaaatcaaccaaattttaaattttatcaatgtataaatcataatttaCAAAAGTGAAGCATACTAAAgacaaataattatcaatttaaattcACTGTGACTAACtcgtaaaaataatattaaaacaaATGAAATAGTAATATTGATAGTAAAATATAACTCATAACATTTAATTTAACCTTATAAagaatttttttactttttatttttataattctaTATCAtggataataaattttatatatggATATTTCGTAAACTAACATTAATGACTATTAATTTCTTGTTAAATaagtttcaaaataataaataaatcaatatatgtaaagaaatgaaaattcaaataagattatatagtaaatatcaaataaactcatataataattattaaatattgattttaaactattgatatgattttcatcattaaaatttgaaatgtaacaaaagaaataaactttcgtaaaaaaatattatatttgtatcaattgaattaattagtttgatttcaaaataattaaataaaaatattaactatCATATGTAAAAATTCTGATACTTTGACAAATGCTAATAAATgatcattataattatatttattataaggaTTATATCATATATTGTTTTTACAGTAAAAAATAGCTTAAGAGTCTTTTTGTTTCTCATTAAATCTCTTTTCATTAATTAcatattcaaaattttgattGATGATTGATTTTACAAGCAATACATGTAATTTTTTAGTtatacaatttaataaaataattatgcctataaaaaatatattcgtTATATatagat is a genomic window containing:
- the LOC140821833 gene encoding hydrophobic protein LTI6B isoform X2 gives rise to the protein MGTATCIDIIVAILLPPLGVFLKFGCGHEFWICLLLTILGYIPGIIYAIYAITK
- the LOC140821833 gene encoding hydrophobic protein LTI6B isoform X1, producing the protein MGTATCIDIIVAILLPPLGVFLKFGCGHEFWICLLLTILGYIPGIIYAIYAITKY